From a region of the Flavobacterium branchiarum genome:
- a CDS encoding cysteine hydrolase family protein, producing the protein MKISKLDNPALILIDIQKGFDNVEYWGKERNNLNAEQNAGELLEIWRNNKLPIFHIQHCSSNPDSILHETNPGNAFKEIVKPNPGETVIQKNVNSAFIGTDLKEQLDEAKIDTLVIVGLTTDHCVSTTTRMAGNFGYNTFLISDATATFNKTGLNGQQFSAEIIHETALASLNEEFAQVVTTDFIKQNF; encoded by the coding sequence ATGAAAATATCTAAACTCGACAATCCGGCATTAATCTTAATTGATATTCAAAAAGGTTTCGACAATGTAGAATATTGGGGAAAAGAACGTAATAATTTAAATGCGGAGCAAAATGCTGGTGAACTTCTTGAAATATGGAGAAATAACAAATTACCAATATTTCATATCCAACATTGTTCTTCTAATCCTGATTCAATACTTCATGAAACCAATCCAGGTAATGCATTTAAAGAAATCGTTAAACCAAATCCTGGAGAAACTGTTATCCAAAAAAATGTAAACAGCGCCTTTATTGGCACCGATTTAAAAGAACAACTTGATGAAGCTAAAATTGATACTCTTGTAATAGTAGGTTTAACAACCGATCATTGTGTATCTACAACTACAAGAATGGCTGGGAATTTTGGATACAACACCTTTTTAATCTCTGATGCAACAGCCACTTTTAATAAAACAGGACTGAATGGTCAGCAATTTAGCGCCGAAATCATTCACGAGACTGCTCTTGCTAGTTTAAACGAGGAATTTGCTCAAGTAGTAACTACCGATTTTATAAAACAGAATTTTTAA
- a CDS encoding alpha/beta hydrolase: MNLSLEYKIREPKVILDKNPVLLLLHGYGSNEEDLFSFATELPDNYYVISARAPYDLQYNSYAWYAINFDADQNKFSDNEQAKTSRDMIASFVDELVANYPIDANNVTLIGFSQGSILSYAVALSYPEKIQRVVAMSGYFNHEIIKEGFEKNDFKNLKIFASHGTVDQVIPIDWARKTPAILEKLNIPVTYKEYPVGHGVAPQNFFDFKNWLAQ; this comes from the coding sequence ATGAACTTATCTTTAGAATATAAAATAAGAGAACCAAAAGTTATCTTAGACAAAAACCCAGTACTATTATTACTTCACGGATACGGTAGCAACGAAGAGGATTTATTCTCTTTTGCAACTGAACTTCCAGATAATTATTATGTCATTTCTGCAAGAGCTCCTTATGACTTACAATACAATAGTTATGCTTGGTACGCAATTAATTTTGATGCCGATCAAAACAAATTTTCAGATAACGAGCAAGCTAAAACATCACGTGACATGATTGCAAGTTTTGTTGACGAATTAGTAGCTAATTATCCTATTGACGCTAATAATGTTACTTTGATTGGTTTTAGCCAAGGATCTATTCTAAGTTATGCTGTAGCACTTTCTTATCCTGAAAAAATTCAAAGAGTAGTTGCAATGAGTGGCTACTTTAATCATGAAATAATTAAAGAAGGTTTTGAGAAAAATGATTTCAAAAATCTAAAAATATTTGCTTCTCACGGAACTGTAGATCAAGTTATTCCAATTGATTGGGCTAGAAAAACTCCTGCTATCTTAGAAAAACTAAACATTCCTGTTACCTACAAAGAATATCCTGTTGGTCATGGAGTTGCTCCTCAGAATTTCTTTGATTTTAAAAATTGGTTAGCGCAGTAG
- a CDS encoding dihydroorotase gives MKIIIREAKIIDSKSPFHNKTADILIKDGLIQKIGTSLPNTENAEEVKLDNLHISQGWFDSSVSLGEPGYEDRETISNGLNVAAKSGFTAIALQPNSYPIIDNQSQVNFVKNKANGFATELFPIGALTKASEGKDMAELFDMKKTGAVAFGDYNKSLDNANLLKIALQYVQDFDGLVIAYSQDQNIKGNGVANEGIVSTRLGLKGIPNLAEELQIVRNLFLLEYTGGKLHIPTISTAKSVQLIKDAKAKGLNVTCSVAVHHLVLTDEKLEGFDTRFKVSPPLRTEIDRQALLKGVLDGTIDMITSDHNPIDVEFKKMEFDMAKNGTIGLESAFGALTTVLPLETIIEKLTLGRSVFGIENDTITEGSKANITLFNPKGETAFAKANILSKSKNSAFLGTQLQGSVYGIVNQSQLVLKK, from the coding sequence CACAACAAGACTGCAGATATTTTAATTAAAGATGGTTTAATCCAAAAAATAGGAACTTCACTTCCTAATACTGAAAATGCCGAAGAGGTAAAACTCGATAATTTACACATTTCACAAGGATGGTTTGATAGTAGCGTTTCGCTTGGAGAACCAGGTTACGAAGACCGTGAAACAATCTCAAACGGATTGAATGTAGCAGCAAAAAGCGGTTTTACTGCCATTGCTTTACAACCCAACTCCTACCCGATTATCGATAACCAATCGCAAGTAAATTTTGTAAAAAACAAAGCAAATGGTTTTGCTACTGAACTTTTCCCTATTGGAGCTTTGACTAAAGCTAGCGAAGGAAAAGATATGGCTGAATTATTTGACATGAAAAAAACCGGAGCAGTCGCTTTTGGTGATTACAATAAAAGCCTTGACAATGCCAATTTGCTTAAAATAGCACTGCAATATGTACAAGATTTTGATGGTTTAGTGATTGCTTATTCGCAAGATCAAAACATTAAAGGAAATGGTGTTGCTAATGAAGGAATCGTTTCAACAAGATTAGGTTTAAAAGGAATCCCAAATCTTGCTGAAGAATTACAAATTGTTCGCAATTTATTCTTATTAGAATATACTGGTGGTAAACTACATATTCCAACAATCTCAACTGCCAAATCGGTTCAATTAATTAAAGATGCTAAAGCAAAAGGACTAAACGTAACATGTAGTGTTGCTGTTCATCATTTGGTGTTAACGGATGAGAAACTAGAAGGTTTTGATACTCGCTTTAAAGTTTCTCCTCCTTTGCGAACTGAAATCGACAGACAAGCATTACTTAAAGGTGTTTTAGACGGAACTATTGATATGATTACTTCTGATCACAACCCAATAGATGTCGAATTCAAAAAAATGGAGTTTGATATGGCAAAAAATGGTACAATAGGATTAGAAAGTGCTTTTGGTGCTTTAACAACTGTATTACCTTTAGAAACTATAATCGAAAAACTAACATTAGGAAGATCCGTTTTTGGAATCGAAAATGATACGATTACAGAAGGTTCTAAAGCAAACATCACCTTATTTAATCCTAAAGGAGAAACTGCTTTCGCAAAAGCGAACATCCTATCTAAATCTAAAAACTCGGCCTTTTTAGGCACTCAATTACAAGGTTCGGTTTACGGAATTGTAAATCAGAGTCAACTGGTTTTAAAAAAATAA
- a CDS encoding alpha/beta hydrolase-fold protein produces the protein MKQLFFSVLFIGFSLLAKAQTENKITIGTIETIHSKILNEDRKVWIYVPDGYIKDAPKTEQYPVVYLLDGNSHFTSVVGMIEQLSTMNGNTICPKMIVVGILNTDRNRDLTPTHIESDLPMMNAEGSKTTGGNENFIAFIQKELMPYVETNYPTAPYKMLIGHSFGGLTAINILANHTNLFNSYVAIDPSMWWDKQKFLEKSKKTFTDKKFKNTSLFIGIANTMETGMDTIRVKKDTTQGTRHIRAIFELANTLKKNKQNQLNFQYKYYDNDNHGSVPLIAEYDALRFIFSFYKLNLGFSDFTDASLNFPLKIEKHYQNVSEKMGYKVLPPEGAINNYAYMALSLKNLAQAEYFFKLNVKYYPDSFNVYDSLGDYYKEIGDKTNAISYYKKTLSINKENTETKQKLEELEKAK, from the coding sequence ATGAAACAATTATTCTTTTCGGTGCTTTTTATTGGTTTTTCGTTACTTGCAAAAGCTCAAACCGAAAACAAGATTACTATTGGTACAATTGAAACTATTCATTCCAAGATTTTAAATGAAGATAGAAAAGTTTGGATATACGTTCCTGATGGTTATATAAAAGATGCTCCCAAAACAGAACAATATCCTGTTGTTTACCTATTAGATGGGAATAGTCATTTCACCTCTGTTGTAGGTATGATTGAGCAATTAAGTACAATGAACGGAAACACAATTTGTCCAAAAATGATTGTAGTAGGAATATTGAATACTGATAGAAATCGAGATTTAACGCCTACCCATATAGAATCAGATTTACCAATGATGAATGCAGAAGGAAGTAAAACTACTGGCGGAAACGAAAACTTCATTGCTTTTATCCAAAAAGAATTAATGCCTTACGTAGAAACCAATTATCCTACTGCACCATACAAAATGCTCATCGGACACTCTTTTGGCGGTTTAACTGCGATAAATATACTTGCCAATCACACAAATCTTTTCAATTCTTATGTAGCCATTGATCCAAGCATGTGGTGGGATAAACAAAAATTCCTTGAAAAAAGTAAAAAAACATTTACTGATAAAAAATTCAAAAATACTAGTTTGTTTATAGGAATTGCCAATACAATGGAAACTGGAATGGATACCATTAGAGTAAAAAAGGACACGACTCAAGGCACAAGACACATTCGTGCTATATTTGAATTAGCCAATACTTTAAAGAAGAACAAACAAAACCAGTTAAACTTTCAATACAAATATTACGACAATGACAATCATGGTTCGGTACCTTTAATTGCCGAATATGATGCGCTTCGTTTTATATTTAGTTTTTACAAATTAAACTTGGGCTTCAGTGATTTTACAGATGCTAGTCTCAATTTTCCTTTAAAAATAGAAAAGCATTATCAAAATGTATCAGAAAAAATGGGGTACAAAGTTTTACCTCCCGAAGGCGCTATAAACAATTATGCTTATATGGCACTAAGCTTAAAAAACTTAGCTCAAGCCGAATATTTCTTCAAATTAAACGTAAAATATTACCCCGACAGCTTTAATGTCTATGATTCTTTAGGCGATTATTACAAAGAAATCGGAGATAAAACCAATGCAATAAGCTATTACAAAAAAACGTTATCAATCAACAAGGAAAACACCGAAACGAAACAAAAACTAGAGGAACTTGAAAAGGCGAAATAA
- a CDS encoding MBL fold metallo-hydrolase — protein MKVYFLGTGTSQGIPIIGVDHPVCKSTDTKDKRLRVSIWISWDNHSYVIDCGPDFRQQMLACNCQKLDAILFTHEHADHTAGLDDIRPFNFRQGEMPIYAHQRVIDNLKKRFDYVFETVNKYPGAPSVKTIEVVNNEPFAVGNKMAIPVNVMHGDLQVFGYRIDDFAYLTDVKTIEEAEIDKLKNLKVLVINALRVEPHDTHFNLQEALDFITLVQPEVAYLTHISHVLGFHEEVQKKLPKNVFLAYDNLEITI, from the coding sequence TTGAAGGTATATTTTTTAGGTACAGGTACATCACAAGGCATTCCTATTATTGGGGTTGATCATCCTGTATGCAAAAGCACTGATACTAAGGATAAAAGACTGCGTGTGTCTATTTGGATTAGTTGGGATAACCATTCCTATGTTATCGATTGCGGTCCTGACTTTAGACAACAAATGCTGGCTTGTAATTGCCAGAAATTAGATGCAATTTTATTTACACATGAGCATGCCGATCATACTGCAGGATTGGATGATATACGTCCGTTTAATTTTAGACAAGGCGAAATGCCAATTTATGCACATCAACGTGTCATAGATAATTTAAAAAAACGTTTTGATTACGTATTCGAAACGGTGAATAAATATCCAGGAGCGCCATCAGTAAAAACAATTGAGGTTGTCAATAACGAACCATTTGCAGTGGGAAATAAAATGGCAATACCAGTAAATGTGATGCACGGTGATTTGCAGGTTTTTGGTTATCGAATAGATGATTTTGCCTATTTAACAGATGTAAAAACTATAGAAGAAGCTGAAATTGATAAATTAAAAAATCTAAAAGTATTAGTGATAAATGCTTTACGTGTAGAGCCACATGACACACATTTTAATTTGCAAGAAGCGCTAGATTTTATAACTTTGGTTCAGCCAGAAGTGGCTTATTTAACTCATATTAGTCACGTATTAGGATTTCATGAAGAGGTACAAAAAAAGCTTCCTAAAAATGTTTTTCTAGCGTATGATAATTTAGAAATCACAATTTAA